In Spinacia oleracea cultivar Varoflay chromosome 5, BTI_SOV_V1, whole genome shotgun sequence, a single window of DNA contains:
- the LOC110779396 gene encoding uncharacterized protein, translating into MVDQPFTTMSTTSSNSPPHLPSTEKKHWWLSTKKIVDKYVREARVMISTREQSEINSALSQLEAALFLSPKYEPALELKARCLLYLRRYKEVADMLQDYIPSYKMSDSDDSSGSSSDNSNSSSQTLSRERVKLLGSSSNSDLNSSGCDYSTSFKCFSVSDLKKKVLSGFYKNCDKEGQWRYSVLGQACCHLGLMEDALVLLQHGKRLASAAFRRESICWSDDSFAFTVSSATSDSLTESQPLTETESISHLIAHIKLLLRRRAAALAALDAGLFTEAIRHFSKILEGRRPAPQAFLAESYLHRASAYKSAGRTAESIADLNRALALEPTSTVALQSRAGLFEFIGCITDSVHDLEHVKLIYNSILRDRKPPGPVWKPRAVPYREIPGRLCSLGSKIQQLKQRIAMGETGNVDYFKLIGLRRGCSRSELDRAHLLLVLRHKPEKSMSFLDRCELADERDFDSVKDRARMSAVLLFRLVQKAYSNVLSTIVEEEAVEAERRKTTLALQQAQAQAEAQAEAQSQALALQNIEARKQMTEGNGPAIGIVPVYEPEVDVDQPDDRPDTGCDGKVESFPYQGVFCRDLAAVGSLLSQVGFNRPITVKYEALSGGVLV; encoded by the exons atggtGGATCAGCCATTTACAACCATGTCTACTACTTCTTCAAATTCTCCTCCTCATCTTCCTTCTACAGAAAAGAAACATTGGTGGCTAAGCACCAAGAAG ATTGTAGACAAATATGTAAGAGAAGCAAGAGTAATGATCTCAACTCGAGAACAGAGTGAGATCAACTCAGCACTGAGTCAACTCGAAGCggccctctttctctctcctaaatacGAACCCGCACTCGAACTCAAAGCTCGATGTCTCCTCTACCTAAGACGATACAAAGAGGTTGCAGATATGCTTCAAGATTACATTCCGAGTTACAAGATGTCTGACTCGGATGACTCGTCTGGGTCATCATCGGATAACTCGAACTCGTCGTCACAAACTCTGTCAAGAGAACGAGTCAAGCTGTTGGGATCGTCGTCTAACTCGGACCTTAACTCGTCGGGTTGTGATTACTCGACCTCCTTCAAATGCTTCTCTGTTTCTGACCTTAAGAAAAAAGTCCTCTCTGGCTTTTACAAGAACTGTGATAAAGAAGGGCAATGGAG GTACTCAGTACTTGGACAAGCATGTTGCCACCTCGGATTAATGGAGGACGCCTTGGTCCTCCTCCAACACGGCAAACGCCTCGCCTCCGCCGCCTTCCGCCGTGAAAGCATTTGTTGGTCCGACGACAGCTTTGCATTCACCGTATCCTCTGCCACCTCCGACTCACTCACTGAGTCACAGCCACTCACAGAGACCGAGTCAATTTCCCACCTCATTGCCCACATCAAGCTCCTCCTCCGCCGCCGTGCCGCCGCCCTTGCCGCTTTAGATGCCGGCCTCTTCACGGAGGCGATTAGACACTTTTCCAAGATATTAGAGGGCCGCCGCCCGGCCCCACAGGCGTTTCTTGCGGAGTCTTACCTTCACCGGGCCTCTGCTTATAAATCAGCGGGCCGGACTGCTGAGAGTATTGCTGACTTAAACCGGGCCCTTGCATTGGAACCGACCTCAACCGTGGCCCTACAATCACGGGCCGGGTTGTTTGAGTTCATTGGGTGTATTACTGATTCTGttcatgatcttgaacatgtgaAGTTGATTTATAATTCTATTTTAAGAGACCGTAAACCACCGGGCCCAGTGTGGAAACCGAGGGCGGTTCCGTATAGAGAAATTCCGGGCCGGCTTTGTTCTCTGGGTTCGAAAATTCAGCAATTGAAGCAGAGGATTGCAATGGGGGAGACAGGCAATGTGGATTATTTTAAGTTGATTGGGTTAAGGAGGGGTTGTTCGAGGTCCGAATTGGACCGGGCTCATTTGTTGTTAGTTTTGAGGCATAAACCCGAGAAGTCAATGAGTTTTCTTGACCGGTGCGAGTTAGCAGACGAGAGGGATTTCGACTCGGTCAAGGACCGGGCTAGGATGTCGGCGGTGTTACTCTTCCGGCTCGTGCAAAAGGCATACTCGAACGTGTTGTCTACAATTGTCGAGGAGGAGGCTGTGGAGGCCGAGAGAAGGAAGACCACATTGGCCCTCCAACAGGCCCAAGCCCAAGCTGAAGCCCAAGCCGAAGCCCAATCACAAGCACTGGCCCTACAAAACATTGAGGCGCGGAAACAAATGACAGAAGGTAATGGGCCCGCAATCGGCATTGTGCCCGTGTATGAGCCCGAGGTTGATGTGGATCAGCCCGATGACAGGCCCGACACGGGCTGTGATGGGAAAGTGGAGTCATTTCCTTATCAAGGGGTGTTTTGTAGGGACTTGGCAGCTGTGGGGAGTTTGCTTTCTCAAGTCGGGTTTAACCGGCCCATTACTGTGAAGTATGAGGCTTTAAGTGGTGGTGTTCTTGTGTAA
- the LOC110777239 gene encoding BRCT domain-containing protein At4g02110 isoform X1 yields MMYGSSIFFGLRLFLAGFTPQQYLLDKSRIISEGGVVFDEYSPDCTHVVVQNIALDDPICVTARRDGKTVVTNVWLNDSLEYGELLGIGNILYKPPKALTGIPGANELVICLTGYQGLPREDLKMMVSVMGAQISKPLVVKRVTHLICYKFEGEKYDLAKKMNLTKIVNHQWVVDCLKAWKIIPEEPYSTTSGYECDLMEAEAKDSEDETEDITGRNNSGITNLQNEMGEAHIYSGIGRKLPVSSAQQGFSNSILIKDGKSLQSDLLSESTSVNKLGKQYVQDHRAQSHMDAKSDNVDGQNAALLPSNQIGKGHPSTSGNTKNSGDFEAEKLNSSEYSKKTSKETSVPLHVEEDAEDKIGARKTPSSSRKAPRSRASLQTAGKIAKSDERPEEKITEMTTEGVPTFNLETDEATGFFGVSSSKRQADPKAGKCSPLKSKNSPRKSCLSLKSEGKLSNLAERLQKPLAENVIADLCTSNTGSDQGKAASEIGTSSAVAGLFDEKGPGGLLPQKRTADGSNASNTTPKSQKLTTSASKRVGASEPRTAVNKSVERSGALNSGRRIEDEFATSSAGRSSPNVSSAKSNAKNGGPSRSLAFEMLQVSEPMNTDVPTTPKTNSISTSLGVGNKIGQPQTLQKVIDASPGTNDLEAVKSGSPELKSADQTCKSVSNPPKKKMVARKTLGSRPKVSKRSADAQRSSAKKHPVLDDVSIHSAGQEKKEPTAPSPAADKALVPPTVEEPIGLGSSKPQQKSDTEINDYDALLDDETEGPPEFNVDNEFNVAEIVGTKEDLVSQKKEMAVKDRKKSKLAAKEVVKDDADEAEAGKTSDDVNEQVVGAAAKKRRSTLLLNKSKRPVEVEKENESVFIDRAEVGRENELIRNDQFANKGVTGKSALKNKLGSLLSNKSEGPVEVENENEPILHRDGHSDCKNFPSFNMTRDNVEVENRSDCGVSNDQGTNKVAKRPGKLGGKKRRGSLQLKKSVEKENELVLDGGQHNGKLSSASDILDISTEVDKENEPVLANDQNTSKGVKRAGKLAGKKRRGGTLVLNKSEVQVHEGDANKPDLDDGKLTSTKSNLIINESDAVSKGGKHAGKIAGKKRRGTLVLNKSNEVQENDECTRSNPVFDNDEDVTKDGTSKSDLTANESDAAISSSLNIPELEKVKKQQTAYFILCGHRLQRKEFQQLIKRLKGKLCRDSHQWSYQASHFVVPEPIRRTEKFFAAAASGSWILKTDYLTASSQAGKFLPEEPFEWHKNGLSEDGAISFEAPRKWRLLREKTGHGAFYGMRIVIYGECIAPPLETLKRVIKAGDGTILATSPPYTRILESGVDFAIVSPGMPRVDIWVQEFLRHQIPCVLADYLVEYVCKPGYPLDRHVQYNTHEWAAKSFSKLSSLSEEVVGVADAAATATATATPPDDHDQVSDDDDDLACQICGLTDRGEVMLVCGNESGTTGCGVGSHIDCCDPPLKDIPEEDWFCPKCYESLE; encoded by the exons ATGATGTACGGTTCATCAATTTTCTTCGGACTCCGCTTATTCCTCGCCGGATTCACCCCTCAACAATACCTCCTG GATAAGTCGAGGATTATAAGTGAAGGAGGAGTTGTTTTCGATGAGTACAGTCCGGATTGCACTCACGTCGTCGTCCAAAACATCGCCCTa GATGATCCTATTTGTGTTACTGCCAGAAGGGATGGGAAGACGGTTGTAACAAATGTGTGGCTTAATGATAGTTTAGAATACGGAGAGCTGTTGGGCATTGGCAAT ATTCTGTATAAGCCACCGAAGGCGCTGACTGGAATTCCTGGTGCTAACGAGCTTGTTATCTGCTTGACCGGATACCAGGGCTTGCCTAGGGAAGACTTGAAG ATGATGGTGAGCGTAATGGGAGCCCAGATTTCTAAACCACTGGTGGTGAAAAGAGTTACTCACCTTATATGCTACAAGTTTGAAG GGGAGAAGTATGATCTGGCTAAGAAAATGAATCTTACAAAAATCGTAAATCATCAGTGGGTGGTTGATTG TCTAAAGGCTTGGAAAATTATTCCGGAGGAGCCGTATAGTACTACAAG TGGCTATGAATGTGATCTTATGGAAGCTGAGGCTAAAGATTCTGAAGATGAGACTGAAGATATTACTGGAAGAAACAATAGTGGGATCACTAATTTGCAAAATGAAATGGGGGAAGCCCATATTTATTCTGGTATTGGTAGAAAGTTGCCTGTTTCGTCTGCACAACAAGGATTCTCAAACAGTATATTAATAAAGGATGGAAAGTCGTTGCAGTCTGATTTGCTGTCTGAGTCTACAAGTGTAAATAAGTTGGGCAAGCAGTATGTACAGGACCACAGAGCTCAGTCTCACATGGATGCTAAATCTGATAATGTTGATGGACAAAATGCTGCACTTCTTCCATCTAATCAGATTGGAAAAGGACACCCGTCCACTTCTGGAAATACTAAGAATTCAGGTGATTTTGAAGCTGAGAAGTTGAATAGCTCAGAATACTCAAAGAAGACTTCAAAAGAAACTAGTGTTCCATTGCACGTCGAAGAGGACGCAGAGGACAAAATTGGAGCAAGAAAAACTCCATCAAGCTCAAGAAAAGCTCCAAGATCTAGGGCTTCCCTGCAAACTGCAGGAAAGATTGCCAAGTCAGATGAGAGGCCGGAAGAAAAAATAACTGAAATGACAACTGAAGGCGTGCCCACCTTCAATCTAGAAACAGACGAGGCTACAGGCTTCTTTGGAGTATCAAGTTCCAAAAGACAAGCTGATCCTAAAGCTGGCAAGTGTAGTCctttaaaatcaaaaaattcacCGAGAAAATCTTGTCTCTCCCTGAAATCTGAAGGAAAGTTGAGCAATCTAGCTGAAAGGTTGCAAAAGCCTTTAGCTGAAAATGTGATTGCTGACTTGTGCACTTCTAATACAGGATCAGACCAAGGAAAAGCTGCTTCAGAAATTGGAACATCAAGTGCAGTTGCTGGTTTATTTGATGAAAAAGGCCCAGGTGGTTTACTGCCGCAAAAGAGGACTGCAGATGGTTCAAATGCTTCTAACACTACTCCCAAATCTCAGAAGTTAACCACCTCAGCCAGTAAACGAGTTGGTGCATCAGAACCTAGAACTGCTGTAAATAAATCTGTGGAGAGAAGTGGTGCCCTTAATTCTGGCCGCAGAATAGAAGATGAGTTTGCCACATCATCTGCAGGTAGGTCATCTCCCAATGTTTCATCTGCCAAGTCCAATGCAAAGAATGGTGGTCCCTCTAGATCTTTGGCTTTCGAGATGCTGCAAGTTAGTGAACCTATGAACACAGATGTTCCAACCACCCCTAAAACCAACAGTATTTCTACTTCACTGGGAGTTGGTAACAAAATTGGCCAACCACAGACTCTGCAGAAAGTTATTGATGCTTCTCCTGGCACCAATGACTTAGAAGCTGTGAAGTCTGGGAGTCCGGAGTTGAAGTCTGCCGATCAAACTTGTAAATCTGTTTCAAATCCACCAAAGAAAAAAATGGTGGCTAGAAAAACTTTGGGTTCCAGACCTAAAGTAAGTAAAAGAAGTGCTGATGCTCAGAGAAGTTCCGCCAAGAAACACCCCGTTCTAGATGATGTATCGATACACTCAGCGGGACAGGAAAAGAAAGAGCCGACTGCACCTTCACCTGCTGCTGATAAAGCTCTGGTGCCCCCCACAGTAGAAGAGCCAATTGGTTTGGGTTCTTCTAAGCCTCAACAGAAGTCTGATACTGAAATAAATGACTATGATGCACTTTTAGATGATGAAACTGAAGGTCCACCAGAATTCAATGTGGATAATGAATTCAATGTGGCTGAAATTGTTGGTACGAAGGAAGACTTGGTTTCACAGAAGAAGGAAATGGCTGTGAAAGATAGGAAAAAGTCTAAGCTTGCTGCAAAGGAAGTCGTCAAAGATGATGCAGATGAGGCTGAAGCAGGAAAAACCAGTGATGATGTGAATGAACAAGTAGTTGGTGCTGCTGCAAAGAAAAGGCGCAGTACTCTGTTGTTGAATAAGTCAAAGAGGCCTGTTGAAgtggaaaaagaaaatgaatctGTTTTTATTGATCGTGCTGAGGTGGGAAGAGAAAATGAGCTTATTCGTAATGATCAATTTGCGAATAAGGGTGTAACAGGGAAATCAGCTTTGAAGAATAAGCTTGGAAGTCTACTGTCAAACAAGTCAGAGGGTCCTGTTGAAGTGGAAAATGAAAACGAGCCAATATTACATCGCGATGGACACAGTGACTGTAAAAATTTCCCTTCTTTCAACATGACACGAGATAATGTGGAAGTCGAAAATAGAAGTGACTGTGGTGTTAGTAATGACCAAGGTACAAATAAGGTTGCAAAACGCCCTGGGAAGTTGGGTGGGAAGAAAAGGCGTGGCTCTCTGCAGTTAAAAAAGTCTGTTGAAAAGGAAAATGAGTTAGTTCTTGATGGTGGGCAACACAATGGGAAGCTGAGTAGTGCATCTGATATCTTAGATATATCCACGGAAGTTGACAAAGAAAACGAACCTGTTCTTGCAAATGATCAAAATACTAGTAAGGGTGTTAAACGTGCTGGTAAATTAGCTGGGAAAAAGAGGCGTGGTGGCACTCTGGTGTTAAACAAGTCTGAGGTGCAAGTCCATGAGGGTGATGCGAATAAACCGGATCTTGATGATGGAAAGCTGACCAGTACTAAGTCCAATTTGATAATCAATGAGAGTGATGCAGTAAGTAAGGGTGGAAAACATGCTGGTAAAATAGCGGGGAAAAAGAGGCGTGGCACTCTAGTGTTAAACAAGTCTAATGAGGTGCAAGAAAATGATGAATGTACCAGAAGTAATCCGGTTTTTGATAATGATGAAGATGTAACTAAAGATGGAACAAGTAAGTCGGATTTGACAGCCAATGAGAGTGATGCAgctatttcaagttctttaaaCATTCCTGAGTTAGAAAAggttaaaaaacaacaaactgCATACTTCATACTTTGTGGACATAGACTACAGAGAAAGGAGTTCCAACAACTCATCAAGCGTCTCAAAGGAAAACTTTGCAGAGATTCTCATCAATGGTCATATCAGGCTTCACATTTTGTTGTTCCGGAACCTATCCGCAGAACAGAGAAGTTCTTTGCTGCTGCAGCATCTGGGAG CTGGATTTTGAAGACTGATTACTTAACTGCGAGTAGTCAGGCCGGTAAGTTCTTACCTGAGGAACCTTTCGAGTGGCACAAGAACGGCCTTAGTGAAGATGGTGCTATTAGTTTCGAGGCTCCAAGGAAGTGGCGCCTTCTAAGAGAGAAGACAGGTCATGGTGCTTTCTATGGCATGCGAATTGTAATATACGGGGAATGCATTGCTCCACCTTTG GAAACCTTAAAGCGAGTAATAAAAGCCGGAGATGGGACGATCCTAGCTACTTCTCCACCATACACCCGTATTCTCGAATCAGGTGTTGATTTCGCCATTGTTAGTCCCGGTATGCCACGCGTTGATATATGGGTTCAAGAGTTTCTCAGACACCAAATTCCATGTGTTTTGGCTGATTACTTGGTAGAGTATGTTTGCAAACCCGGATACCCTCTCGATAGGCACGTTCAATACAACACCCATGAGTGGGCTGCTAAGTCATTCTCGAAGCTCTCGAGCCTATCAGAAGAGGTCGTAGGCGTTGCTGATGCTGCTGCTACTGCTACTGCTACTGCAACACCACCAGATGATCATGATCAGgttagtgatgatgatgatgacttaGCATGTCAAATTTGTGGCTTAACTGATAGAGGGGAAGTGATGTTAGTCTGTGGTAATGAGAGTGGTACCACTGGTTGTGGTGTTGGTAGTCACATTGATTGTTGTGATCCTCCTCTCAAGGATATACCTGAAGAAGACTGGTTTTGTCCCAAGTGCTATGAATCTTTAGAATAA
- the LOC110777239 gene encoding BRCT domain-containing protein At4g02110 isoform X2 gives MMYGSSIFFGLRLFLAGFTPQQYLLDKSRIISEGGVVFDEYSPDCTHVVVQNIALDDPICVTARRDGKTVVTNVWLNDSLEYGELLGIGNILYKPPKALTGIPGANELVICLTGYQGLPREDLKMMVSVMGAQISKPLVVKRVTHLICYKFEGEKYDLAKKMNLTKIVNHQWVVDCLKAWKIIPEEPYSTTSGYECDLMEAEAKDSEDETEDITGRNNSGITNLQNEMGEAHIYSGIGRKLPVSSAQQGFSNSILIKDGKSLQSDLLSESTSVNKLGKQYVQDHRAQSHMDAKSDNVDGQNAALLPSNQIGKGHPSTSGNTKNSGDFEAEKLNSSEYSKKTSKETSVPLHVEEDAEDKIGARKTPSSSRKAPRSRASLQTAGKIAKSDERPEEKITEMTTEGVPTFNLETDEATGFFGVSSSKRQADPKAGSDQGKAASEIGTSSAVAGLFDEKGPGGLLPQKRTADGSNASNTTPKSQKLTTSASKRVGASEPRTAVNKSVERSGALNSGRRIEDEFATSSAGRSSPNVSSAKSNAKNGGPSRSLAFEMLQVSEPMNTDVPTTPKTNSISTSLGVGNKIGQPQTLQKVIDASPGTNDLEAVKSGSPELKSADQTCKSVSNPPKKKMVARKTLGSRPKVSKRSADAQRSSAKKHPVLDDVSIHSAGQEKKEPTAPSPAADKALVPPTVEEPIGLGSSKPQQKSDTEINDYDALLDDETEGPPEFNVDNEFNVAEIVGTKEDLVSQKKEMAVKDRKKSKLAAKEVVKDDADEAEAGKTSDDVNEQVVGAAAKKRRSTLLLNKSKRPVEVEKENESVFIDRAEVGRENELIRNDQFANKGVTGKSALKNKLGSLLSNKSEGPVEVENENEPILHRDGHSDCKNFPSFNMTRDNVEVENRSDCGVSNDQGTNKVAKRPGKLGGKKRRGSLQLKKSVEKENELVLDGGQHNGKLSSASDILDISTEVDKENEPVLANDQNTSKGVKRAGKLAGKKRRGGTLVLNKSEVQVHEGDANKPDLDDGKLTSTKSNLIINESDAVSKGGKHAGKIAGKKRRGTLVLNKSNEVQENDECTRSNPVFDNDEDVTKDGTSKSDLTANESDAAISSSLNIPELEKVKKQQTAYFILCGHRLQRKEFQQLIKRLKGKLCRDSHQWSYQASHFVVPEPIRRTEKFFAAAASGSWILKTDYLTASSQAGKFLPEEPFEWHKNGLSEDGAISFEAPRKWRLLREKTGHGAFYGMRIVIYGECIAPPLETLKRVIKAGDGTILATSPPYTRILESGVDFAIVSPGMPRVDIWVQEFLRHQIPCVLADYLVEYVCKPGYPLDRHVQYNTHEWAAKSFSKLSSLSEEVVGVADAAATATATATPPDDHDQVSDDDDDLACQICGLTDRGEVMLVCGNESGTTGCGVGSHIDCCDPPLKDIPEEDWFCPKCYESLE, from the exons ATGATGTACGGTTCATCAATTTTCTTCGGACTCCGCTTATTCCTCGCCGGATTCACCCCTCAACAATACCTCCTG GATAAGTCGAGGATTATAAGTGAAGGAGGAGTTGTTTTCGATGAGTACAGTCCGGATTGCACTCACGTCGTCGTCCAAAACATCGCCCTa GATGATCCTATTTGTGTTACTGCCAGAAGGGATGGGAAGACGGTTGTAACAAATGTGTGGCTTAATGATAGTTTAGAATACGGAGAGCTGTTGGGCATTGGCAAT ATTCTGTATAAGCCACCGAAGGCGCTGACTGGAATTCCTGGTGCTAACGAGCTTGTTATCTGCTTGACCGGATACCAGGGCTTGCCTAGGGAAGACTTGAAG ATGATGGTGAGCGTAATGGGAGCCCAGATTTCTAAACCACTGGTGGTGAAAAGAGTTACTCACCTTATATGCTACAAGTTTGAAG GGGAGAAGTATGATCTGGCTAAGAAAATGAATCTTACAAAAATCGTAAATCATCAGTGGGTGGTTGATTG TCTAAAGGCTTGGAAAATTATTCCGGAGGAGCCGTATAGTACTACAAG TGGCTATGAATGTGATCTTATGGAAGCTGAGGCTAAAGATTCTGAAGATGAGACTGAAGATATTACTGGAAGAAACAATAGTGGGATCACTAATTTGCAAAATGAAATGGGGGAAGCCCATATTTATTCTGGTATTGGTAGAAAGTTGCCTGTTTCGTCTGCACAACAAGGATTCTCAAACAGTATATTAATAAAGGATGGAAAGTCGTTGCAGTCTGATTTGCTGTCTGAGTCTACAAGTGTAAATAAGTTGGGCAAGCAGTATGTACAGGACCACAGAGCTCAGTCTCACATGGATGCTAAATCTGATAATGTTGATGGACAAAATGCTGCACTTCTTCCATCTAATCAGATTGGAAAAGGACACCCGTCCACTTCTGGAAATACTAAGAATTCAGGTGATTTTGAAGCTGAGAAGTTGAATAGCTCAGAATACTCAAAGAAGACTTCAAAAGAAACTAGTGTTCCATTGCACGTCGAAGAGGACGCAGAGGACAAAATTGGAGCAAGAAAAACTCCATCAAGCTCAAGAAAAGCTCCAAGATCTAGGGCTTCCCTGCAAACTGCAGGAAAGATTGCCAAGTCAGATGAGAGGCCGGAAGAAAAAATAACTGAAATGACAACTGAAGGCGTGCCCACCTTCAATCTAGAAACAGACGAGGCTACAGGCTTCTTTGGAGTATCAAGTTCCAAAAGACAAGCTGATCCTAAAGCTG GATCAGACCAAGGAAAAGCTGCTTCAGAAATTGGAACATCAAGTGCAGTTGCTGGTTTATTTGATGAAAAAGGCCCAGGTGGTTTACTGCCGCAAAAGAGGACTGCAGATGGTTCAAATGCTTCTAACACTACTCCCAAATCTCAGAAGTTAACCACCTCAGCCAGTAAACGAGTTGGTGCATCAGAACCTAGAACTGCTGTAAATAAATCTGTGGAGAGAAGTGGTGCCCTTAATTCTGGCCGCAGAATAGAAGATGAGTTTGCCACATCATCTGCAGGTAGGTCATCTCCCAATGTTTCATCTGCCAAGTCCAATGCAAAGAATGGTGGTCCCTCTAGATCTTTGGCTTTCGAGATGCTGCAAGTTAGTGAACCTATGAACACAGATGTTCCAACCACCCCTAAAACCAACAGTATTTCTACTTCACTGGGAGTTGGTAACAAAATTGGCCAACCACAGACTCTGCAGAAAGTTATTGATGCTTCTCCTGGCACCAATGACTTAGAAGCTGTGAAGTCTGGGAGTCCGGAGTTGAAGTCTGCCGATCAAACTTGTAAATCTGTTTCAAATCCACCAAAGAAAAAAATGGTGGCTAGAAAAACTTTGGGTTCCAGACCTAAAGTAAGTAAAAGAAGTGCTGATGCTCAGAGAAGTTCCGCCAAGAAACACCCCGTTCTAGATGATGTATCGATACACTCAGCGGGACAGGAAAAGAAAGAGCCGACTGCACCTTCACCTGCTGCTGATAAAGCTCTGGTGCCCCCCACAGTAGAAGAGCCAATTGGTTTGGGTTCTTCTAAGCCTCAACAGAAGTCTGATACTGAAATAAATGACTATGATGCACTTTTAGATGATGAAACTGAAGGTCCACCAGAATTCAATGTGGATAATGAATTCAATGTGGCTGAAATTGTTGGTACGAAGGAAGACTTGGTTTCACAGAAGAAGGAAATGGCTGTGAAAGATAGGAAAAAGTCTAAGCTTGCTGCAAAGGAAGTCGTCAAAGATGATGCAGATGAGGCTGAAGCAGGAAAAACCAGTGATGATGTGAATGAACAAGTAGTTGGTGCTGCTGCAAAGAAAAGGCGCAGTACTCTGTTGTTGAATAAGTCAAAGAGGCCTGTTGAAgtggaaaaagaaaatgaatctGTTTTTATTGATCGTGCTGAGGTGGGAAGAGAAAATGAGCTTATTCGTAATGATCAATTTGCGAATAAGGGTGTAACAGGGAAATCAGCTTTGAAGAATAAGCTTGGAAGTCTACTGTCAAACAAGTCAGAGGGTCCTGTTGAAGTGGAAAATGAAAACGAGCCAATATTACATCGCGATGGACACAGTGACTGTAAAAATTTCCCTTCTTTCAACATGACACGAGATAATGTGGAAGTCGAAAATAGAAGTGACTGTGGTGTTAGTAATGACCAAGGTACAAATAAGGTTGCAAAACGCCCTGGGAAGTTGGGTGGGAAGAAAAGGCGTGGCTCTCTGCAGTTAAAAAAGTCTGTTGAAAAGGAAAATGAGTTAGTTCTTGATGGTGGGCAACACAATGGGAAGCTGAGTAGTGCATCTGATATCTTAGATATATCCACGGAAGTTGACAAAGAAAACGAACCTGTTCTTGCAAATGATCAAAATACTAGTAAGGGTGTTAAACGTGCTGGTAAATTAGCTGGGAAAAAGAGGCGTGGTGGCACTCTGGTGTTAAACAAGTCTGAGGTGCAAGTCCATGAGGGTGATGCGAATAAACCGGATCTTGATGATGGAAAGCTGACCAGTACTAAGTCCAATTTGATAATCAATGAGAGTGATGCAGTAAGTAAGGGTGGAAAACATGCTGGTAAAATAGCGGGGAAAAAGAGGCGTGGCACTCTAGTGTTAAACAAGTCTAATGAGGTGCAAGAAAATGATGAATGTACCAGAAGTAATCCGGTTTTTGATAATGATGAAGATGTAACTAAAGATGGAACAAGTAAGTCGGATTTGACAGCCAATGAGAGTGATGCAgctatttcaagttctttaaaCATTCCTGAGTTAGAAAAggttaaaaaacaacaaactgCATACTTCATACTTTGTGGACATAGACTACAGAGAAAGGAGTTCCAACAACTCATCAAGCGTCTCAAAGGAAAACTTTGCAGAGATTCTCATCAATGGTCATATCAGGCTTCACATTTTGTTGTTCCGGAACCTATCCGCAGAACAGAGAAGTTCTTTGCTGCTGCAGCATCTGGGAG CTGGATTTTGAAGACTGATTACTTAACTGCGAGTAGTCAGGCCGGTAAGTTCTTACCTGAGGAACCTTTCGAGTGGCACAAGAACGGCCTTAGTGAAGATGGTGCTATTAGTTTCGAGGCTCCAAGGAAGTGGCGCCTTCTAAGAGAGAAGACAGGTCATGGTGCTTTCTATGGCATGCGAATTGTAATATACGGGGAATGCATTGCTCCACCTTTG GAAACCTTAAAGCGAGTAATAAAAGCCGGAGATGGGACGATCCTAGCTACTTCTCCACCATACACCCGTATTCTCGAATCAGGTGTTGATTTCGCCATTGTTAGTCCCGGTATGCCACGCGTTGATATATGGGTTCAAGAGTTTCTCAGACACCAAATTCCATGTGTTTTGGCTGATTACTTGGTAGAGTATGTTTGCAAACCCGGATACCCTCTCGATAGGCACGTTCAATACAACACCCATGAGTGGGCTGCTAAGTCATTCTCGAAGCTCTCGAGCCTATCAGAAGAGGTCGTAGGCGTTGCTGATGCTGCTGCTACTGCTACTGCTACTGCAACACCACCAGATGATCATGATCAGgttagtgatgatgatgatgacttaGCATGTCAAATTTGTGGCTTAACTGATAGAGGGGAAGTGATGTTAGTCTGTGGTAATGAGAGTGGTACCACTGGTTGTGGTGTTGGTAGTCACATTGATTGTTGTGATCCTCCTCTCAAGGATATACCTGAAGAAGACTGGTTTTGTCCCAAGTGCTATGAATCTTTAGAATAA